A section of the Actinomycetota bacterium genome encodes:
- a CDS encoding FAD-dependent oxidoreductase — MYKKELYKNIVVIGGNVAGLAAASQAKRVYPEAKVTVLEAGPYISYGSCGLPYYVTGEIKDFDQIFVYTPQFFEQKRDIRILLEHKVTTLDTAQKQVMVNQKQAIGYDRLIICTGASPASIDLPGSNSGNVFSFWNVTDTVNVKTFIQQNHPRKALIVGAGSIGLLMAETFHSLGIGVTIIEMADRILGEYEPEITDIMSQLLDQNHIQVFLSSRLTSFKGKGGAGAVEAAVLQDQQMVNLPMDMALVSVGVKPNTSFLENTSVELGPAKAIKVNSKLQSSHLNIFAAGDCATVKNIVTGKDDYIPTANNAAKTGRIAGANAAGADSSFNGSVNTKIDKIFGIEIAKTGIGLQEALSLGYDAVKVTGIYPSHVKALPGAEPITIALIVDRGGRRVLGAQMAGKKEVSKRIDVFATAITAEMTADEVYMLDLSYAPKVSTVWDPVNKICAKAVLTLDRS, encoded by the coding sequence ATGTATAAAAAAGAACTATATAAAAATATTGTGGTAATTGGGGGTAATGTGGCTGGACTGGCTGCTGCCAGCCAGGCTAAGAGGGTTTACCCCGAAGCTAAAGTTACTGTATTGGAGGCAGGCCCCTATATTTCCTACGGTTCCTGCGGGCTCCCTTATTATGTCACCGGAGAAATCAAGGATTTTGACCAGATATTTGTTTATACACCCCAGTTTTTTGAACAAAAAAGAGACATAAGGATACTGCTGGAGCATAAGGTGACCACATTGGATACTGCCCAAAAACAGGTAATGGTAAACCAAAAACAGGCTATTGGTTACGACCGCCTTATCATATGCACTGGAGCTTCCCCGGCAAGCATTGATTTGCCTGGGTCCAATTCAGGCAATGTTTTCTCTTTTTGGAACGTTACCGATACGGTTAACGTAAAGACCTTTATCCAACAGAACCACCCCCGTAAAGCATTGATAGTGGGGGCAGGGTCCATAGGCCTGCTTATGGCAGAAACTTTCCATTCCCTGGGAATAGGGGTAACCATTATAGAGATGGCTGACAGGATACTGGGAGAATATGAGCCGGAAATTACAGACATAATGTCCCAGCTGCTAGACCAGAACCACATACAGGTTTTTCTTTCCTCCCGGTTAACCAGTTTTAAAGGCAAGGGAGGTGCCGGCGCTGTGGAAGCTGCAGTCCTTCAGGATCAGCAAATGGTAAACCTGCCTATGGATATGGCTCTTGTGTCAGTAGGGGTTAAGCCCAATACCAGCTTCTTGGAAAATACTTCAGTTGAACTGGGGCCCGCAAAGGCTATAAAAGTAAACTCCAAGCTGCAGTCGTCACATTTAAATATATTTGCCGCCGGCGACTGCGCTACGGTAAAAAACATAGTTACCGGGAAGGATGACTATATCCCCACTGCCAATAATGCTGCTAAAACCGGCAGGATAGCAGGAGCCAATGCAGCCGGGGCAGATTCATCTTTTAATGGTTCAGTAAACACCAAGATAGATAAAATTTTTGGAATAGAAATTGCTAAAACCGGCATAGGGCTGCAGGAAGCCTTATCTTTAGGTTATGATGCAGTTAAGGTTACTGGAATTTATCCATCCCATGTTAAAGCCCTGCCTGGAGCCGAACCCATAACCATTGCCCTTATAGTGGACCGCGGGGGCAGGAGAGTATTGGGGGCCCAGATGGCAGGCAAAAAGGAAGTCAGCAAAAGAATAGATGTGTTTGCAACCGCCATCACTGCAGAGATGACCGCTGATGAGGTGTATATGCTTGATCTTTCCTATGCTCCTAAAGTGTCTACGGTATGGGATCCGGTAAACAAGATCTGTGCCAAAGCAGTACTTACTTTAGACCGGTCTTAA